In Bactrocera oleae isolate idBacOlea1 chromosome 3, idBacOlea1, whole genome shotgun sequence, a genomic segment contains:
- the kon gene encoding chondroitin sulfate proteoglycan 4, whose protein sequence is MLQLRWSVLCCTLIVAQLLCHSIGAMKVSLFGDGYITMPLQEAKMSTNIRVKFRTQQENAFLFLAAGRTDYCLMRLEGATISFTYKIDREVIQLRSPKKQRLNDLEWHDVAVQRYENNITLQVDGNIMRKTLPAEMSALNVHFGTFLGGVGDFPAEYLTDVVGFRGCISDVFYNNINIIKRAKERTGHTTSIGVTWSCSNEFDGTIKDGISFLNEDSFALMSKESNAAGESLAMQFRTMEPAGVLFFNGGYDFVLLEIEEEAVKLTFNKAGSLVQLSPNQSVSDGKWHRILLRYNAAMAELILDDVVYSGVHANDTKATINLEKSIFFGGVQEDMRRRLLNKGLLVNDLSFKGCMRGLQVNNVDLGFPQMKVSHHLAVNCVWKYPCVEHRPCLKSGICNQYGVDEFICYCDQSYCIKVDYQGPFKIFTETSPELELLYVSPMQLLEGGTVFLSPHFIDVLIDKRKYPSLTDTSIAFHVVQQPKYGQLLQFSVEKNNFVQSRTFNLVDLSTDKVKYVHNGMENFNDHATLDMQVYGDIHKIPENILGKHRFLLHANVTPINDPPQLQIPINKILRVIEGIERVLDVDLFNIDDPDSAASSLIYTILPSTNPAEVYGRFVVNGIATMSFSQADVNAVKVSFLYNSTTTEAFSYQVLLHVSDGIETSDTVYLPVSVHPLELRLVNNTGLIMIHKSALPISSANLSVGTNTADENIDIRYDIVKPPQYGAIQRLRQIDSSWVNVDWFSDSQMLLGHIRYVHATEFPWQDEFKFIASYGFVTTQTFDFRITFTRLRINSAKPSSVVVNGTRELILTSDVLTYETVPIDTFPRNIIYKIVKPTKYGGIFVEGSRKYAKEMDSFTQQDIDKNRIRYKTHLTSYSNFIDYLEFVVSVAECDDVIGRLTIRYAPLESNTDKLTYQKREILLVQEGERALITKNHFEIRFNLYESLQFTVTEAPKHGTLCRYDEPSAKVIPITEFTLEQLFLNDVYYCHDDTESTEDAFDLLILSTDGTDLQFVADIDVRIKLINDNAPYRTAERLFHVVRGGYRTFSPDVLQYLDADVNTNLSDILYIHVSSTNGAFYKMGNFIDTFSQDDITNRRIAFQHKGPDVGTASFIVTDRQHEVNGLLEVHASDPFVSMLPTNASIVQEGKFVILRNKDFILETNLDMKLDEIYYEVIKPPAYGILMYLGRSRNGGNDTTTGQYKSANLTSLTNFTHLDIERDRLVYWNTEIASMDKLRYRVHIKNISAEGEVIMRIYPSAYWEPLQVKKNQTLNVEESTSVLISRDILEVVHPNISPGDITFLVTSSPMHGYLEMQSMSFDDEYNCKVFDQSAINTEKMFYIQAGVNQSMDYFMFDVTNGITWLRNLMLKIVIIPEKLYMHTNVVSVVEGKTVQLSSSDIQPFSEYYRGKILEYIITIAPTSGYIMAANSKVKRFTQKQLDQGSIQYFHNGNENATDAMTLLATARNKESVPFELEFSVVPVNDEQPMVVTNTGLQVWSGGKYIIKYTDLMAQDYDTPADNITFIVNYIYGGYLAKRGDLQQKIDTFTQAQINNEEICFLHDSTSRRNEMSFMVTDGLFNTTDQLLNIAIRPVEILEERNTNLHVFPLTKKQILRDHLYFRCSDEGRDIYYNITVPPSLGHIVNEYLDNGFSKEVTGFTQNDIDNGRIFYEHTSIIMEFRINDSFYFDVVVDRSDRLLDQKFNVEISVSSGGLLRFLPVSKLQVDEGGSVPIKLDFSKILEYLKTRAGINNPELYIEATQKPMHGNIGLGHEFKEVQKFQPSDFLTKKVYYIHDHSDTLDDTILMSVYLSQYLAQGNIFLCNLTVPVSIKPINDQPFTLVTHFPQMTVVEGENQTITRNMLLTEDKDTPPDEIVYDVMSGPTLGVLKKINSDGHAEDLLAYSNQFTQADINNGRIVFVHFGTPQSTTFCFTVSDGQFNPAYEVFTIKIAPISLLPADYQYPVLVPQGATTTVMKLEHISLRTNVQYERLSYNITNSPLYGIIVYKHQPTLRFNQHQLETAQINYMQTDLNRSNDTFQVSAYVPGTIYTATVDVLVAVEPVIKITNISMVNELGKVRLQSVLVADNPLSLKLNKFNPKFVITRMPTTGQLRKIIRSTGLAPESQNERSTSMFSYKELRSGVVYFVPNEAVELTVEDMDYFEYQLHIKTVQPAQSIVHIEYRAPQDTSGDQVTMASSEFSFNYVALLIVLIVLIICILVVMLLLKIRYLRRDKADISKDQPPALPCPPDLTSVSPQHHHHHHHHHHYANSEADSVPATGASTPLPGFSNIPHCKIIPVESYKHDYPDYDPDEGDETDDAQQMMLPQRYNPYHMENDTWSSSCDMANDFGGYSTVPQSSAPTATPPSAPASNPLLRRNQYWV, encoded by the exons ATGTTGCAGCTGCGTTGGAGTGTCCTGTGTTGCACGTTGATTGTAGCACAATTGCTTTGCCACAGCATTGGCGCTATGAAAG TTTCGCTCTTCGGCGATGGCTACATCACGATGCCGCTACAGGAGGCTAAAATGTCCACAAATATACGCGTGAAATTTCGTACACAACAAGAGAATGCCTTCCTATTTTTGGCGGCGGGACGCACCGATTACTGCCTCATGCGGCTGGAGGGTGCCACAATTAGCTTTACCTACAAAATTGACCGCGAAGTCATACAG CTTCGCTCGCCAAAGAAGCAGCGTTTAAACGACTTGGAGTGGCACGATGTGGCGGTGCAACGTTATGAGAATAATATAACGCTGCAGGTGGATGGCAATATCATGCGCAAAACGCTGCCCGCTGAGATGTCCGCGCTGAATGTGCACTTCGGCACCTTCCTCGGCGGGGTGGGCGATTTTCCCGCTGAGTATTTGACTGATGTGGTTGGCTTTCGCGGCTGCATATCGGAT GTATTTTATAACAACATCAATATCATTAAACGCGCCAAAGAGCGCACGGGCCACACGACTAGCATCGGGGTGACCTGGTCGTGCAGCAATGAATTTGATGGCACCATAAAGGATGGTATTAGTTTTCTCAATGAAGACTCGTTTGCTTTGATGTCGAAAGAGTCGAACGCTGCCGGCGAGTC TCTGGCAATGCAATTTCGCACCATGGAGCCGGCCGGTGTGCTCTTCTTTAATGGTGGCTATGACTTTGTGCTGTTGGAGATCGAAGAAGAAGCTGTTAAGTTAACATTCAATAAGGCTGGCAGTCTCGTACAGCTTTCTCCCAATCAAAGTGTCTCCGACGGCAAATGGCATCGTATTTTACTACGTTACAATGCCGCCATGGCTGAGCTGATACTCGACGATGTCGTTTATAGCGGCGTACATGCCAATGATACCAAAGCGACCATCAATTTAGAGAAGAGTATATTCTTTGGCGGCGTACAAGAGGATATGCGTAGGCGCTTGCTAAATAAAGGGCTGCTCGTCAACGACCTCAGCTTCAAGGGTTGCATGCGTGGACTACAAGTCAACAATGTGGATCTGGGCTTTCCCCAGATGAAGGTCTCACATCATTTGGCCGTAAATTGTGTTTGGAAGTATCCGTGCGTGGAGCACAGACCATGTTTGAAGAGCGGTATTTGCAACCAATATGGTGTCGATGAGTTCATCTGCTACTGCGATCAGTCTTATTGCATCAAAGTTGACTATCAGGGTCCTTTTAAG ATCTTTACCGAAACGAGTCCCGAGCTGGAGCTGCTCTACGTTTCTCCCATGCAATTGCTTGAAGGCGGCACCGTCTTCCTGTCGCCACACTTCATTGATGTACTCATTGATAAGCGCAAGTATCCCAGCCTAACTGACACCTCGATTGCATTCCACGTGGTTCAGCAGCCAAAATATGGTCAACTTTTACAGTTTTCGgttgagaaaaataattttgtgcaaAGTCGCACTTTCAATTTAGTCGATCTCTCCACGGACAAAGTGAAATATGTGCACAACGGCATGGAGAACTTCAACGATCATGCTACGCTGGATATGCAAGTGTACGGCGATATACATAAGATACCAGAGAATATATTAGGGAAACATCGTTTTCTGCTACACGCCAATGTTACGCCCATTAACGATCCACCACAACTACAGATACCAATCAACAAAATATTGCGCGTAATTGAAGGTATTGAACGTGTTTTGGATGTGGATCTCTTCAACATTGATGATCCCGATAGCGCTGCCTCTTCTTTAATTTATACTATACTGCCTTCAACCAATCCCGCCGAAGTATACGGCCGCTTCGTTGTTAATGGTATAGCTACGATGAGTTTCTCACAAGCCGATGTCAATGCGGTGAAGGTGAGTTTTCTCTACAATTCAACCACCACTGAGGCTTTCAGCTATCAGGTGCTCTTACACGTCTCCGATGGCATTGAAACGAGTGATACCGTGTATCTGCCAGTGTCGGTACATCCACTGGAGCTACGTTTGGTCAATAATACAGGCTTGATCATGATACACAAGTCCGCGTTGCCCATAAGTTCGGCCAATCTCTCGGTTGGCACCAATACTGCGGATGAGAATATCGATATACGTTACGATATAGTGAAGCCACCACAATATGGCGCTATACAGCGCTTACGGCAGATCGATTCGTCGTGGGTGAACGTCGATTGGTTCAGCGATAGTCAAATGTTGCTTGGACACATAAGATATGTGCATGCCACAGAGTTTCCGTGGCAGGATGAATTTAAg TTTATTGCTTCGTATGGCTTTGTGACCACGCAAACATTTGATTTCCGCATCACTTTTACGCGTTTGCGCATAAATTCCGCGAAACCTTCAAGCGTCGTGGTTAACGGCACGCGTGAGCTCATATTAACCAGCGACGTATTGACTTATGAGACTGTACCGATTGACACGTTTCCACGGAATATAATCTACAAAATAGTTAAACCAACGAAGTATGGTGGAATCTTTGTCGAAGGGTCGCGCAAATATGCCAAG GAAATGGACTCCTTTACGCAACAAGATATCGATAAGAATCGTATACGCTACAAAACACATCTCACCAGTTACTCCAATTTCATAGATTATTTGGAATTTGTGGTCTCCGTTGCTGAGTGTGATGACGTTATTGGTCGTCTGACAATTCGCTACGCACCACTCGAGTCGAATACAGATAAATTGACTTATCAGAAACGTGAGATACTGCTGGTGCAAGAAGGTGAACGAGCTCTTATTACTAAGAACCACTTTGAGATACGTTTTAATCTCTATGAGAGTCTACAGTTCACCGTGACTGAAGCGCCCAAACATGGCACACTCTGTCGCTACGATGAGCCATCCGCTAAAGTTATACCCATAACAGAGTTTACATTAGAGCAGTTATTTTTGAATGATGTCTACTATTGTCACGATGACACTGAATCCACTGAAGATGCTTTCGATCTGCTCATACTCTCCACAGATGGCACAGATTTACAATTTGTAGCCGACATTGATGTACGCATCAAATTGATCAACGATAATGCACCCTATCGCACGGCGGAACGTCTTTTTCACGTGGTACGTGGCGGGTACCGTACCTTCAGTCCCGATGTGTTGCAGTATTTGGACGCCGATGTGAATACAAATCTTTCGGATATACTGTACATACATGTTTCGAGCACAAATGGCGCCTTCTACAAGATGGGCAATTTCATTGATACTTTCAGTCAGGATGACATTACGAATAGGCGCATAGCTTTTCAGCATAAAGGACCCGATGTGGGTACGGCATCATTTATAGTGACTGATCGTCAGCATGAGGTGAATGGCCTGTTGGAGGTGCATGCCTCCGATCCATTCGTTTCAATGTTGCCGACGAATGCTTCAATCGTGCAGGAgggaaaatttgttattttacgcAATAAAGATTTCATATTGGAAACTAATTTGGATATGAAATTGGATGAGATCTATTATGAGGTGATCAAGCCACCCGCCTATGGTATACTCATGTATTTGGGAAGATCACGAAATGGTGGCAATGACACTACGACGGGCCAATATAAATCAGCAAATCTGACATCGCTGACGAATTTTACGCACTTGGATATTGAGCGTGATCGCTTGGTGTACTGGAATACGGAGATCGCATCAATGGACAAATTGCG TTATCGCGTGCATATCAAAAACATCTCAGCTGAGGGTGAGGTGATTATGCGTATATACCCTTCAGCCTACTGGGAACCATTGCAGGTGAAGAAGAACCAAACCCTAAATGTGGAGGAATCTACCAGTGTGCTCATCTCACGCGACATACTGGAG GTCGTTCATCCCAATATCTCTCCGGGTGACATTACATTCTTGGTTACTTCTTCGCCCATGCATGGCTATTTGGAAATGCAGTCCATGTCATTTGATGATGAATACAATTGCAAAGTCTTCGATCAGTCCGCAATAAATACAGAGAAAATGTTCTATATACAAGCCGGCGTCAATCAATCCATGGACTATTTTATGTTTGATGTAACAAATGGTATTACCTGGTTACGGAACTTGATGCTGAAAATAGTTATTATACCGGAGAAGCTGTACATGCATACGAATGTGGTGTCCGTTGTTGAAG GAAAAACGGTCCAGCTAAGCTCTTCGGATATTCAGCCTTTCTCTGAGTATTATCGTGGTAAAATACTAGAATATATAATAACTATAGCGCCGACTTCAGGCTATATTATGGCAGCCAATTCGAAAGTGAAACGCTTCACCCAAAAACAACTGGATCAGGGCAGCATACAGTATTTCCACAATGGCAATGAGAATGCGACAGATGCTATGACATTATTGGCGACAGCAAGGAATAAAGAGAGTGTGCCGTTCGAGTTGGAATTCTCCGTGGTGCCGGTCAATGACGAACAGCCGATGGTGGTTACAAATACCGGACTGCAGGTGTGGAGTGGTGGCAAATACATCATCAAGTATACAGACCTTA TGGCGCAAGACTACGATACACCAGCCgataatataacatttattgTCAATTACATTTATGGTGGTTATTTGGCCAAACGTGGCGATCTTCAGCAAAAAATTGACACTTTTACTCAAGCACAAATTAACAACGAAGAGATTTGCTTCTTACACGACTCAACTTCACGACGCAATGAAATGTCATTTATGGTCACAGATGGGCTCTTTAACACCACAGATCAATTGTTAAATATCGCTATAAGACCTGTGGAGATACTTGAAGAGCGCAATACGAATTTGCACGTCTTTCCGCTCACCAAAAAGCAAATTTTGCGTGATCATTTGTATTTTCGTTGCTCGGACGAGGGACGtgatatttattataacatAACAGTACCGCCGAGTCTGGGACATATCGTGAATGAATATTTGGATAATGGTTTTTCGAAGGAAGTTACCGGCTTTACACAGAACGATATCGATAATGGACGTATCTTCTACGAACATACTTCGATCATAATGGAGTTTCGTATAAACGATTCGTTTTACTTTGATGTGGTAGTCGATCGCAGTGATCGCTTGCTGGATCAAAAGTTCAATGTAGAAATATCCGTTTCCTCGGGTGGTCTACTGCGTTTTTTGCCTGTCTCGAAACTGCAAGTGGACGAAGGTGGTTCGGTGCCAATTAAATTGGACTTCTCCAAGATTTTAGAGTATTTGAAAACACGCGCTGGCATAAATAATCCCGAGTTGTATATAGAAGCAACGCAAAAGCCAATGCATGGTAATATTGGACTCGGACATGAGTTCAAAGAGGTGCAGAAGTTCCAGCCAAGTGACTTTTTGACTAAGAAAGTGTATTATATACACGATCACTCTGATACGCTGGATGATACGATTTTAATGTCAGTGTATCTGTCGCAATATCTGGCGCAAGG CAACATTTTTCTCTGCAACCTCACCGTGCCGGTCTCCATAAAGCCGATCAACGATCAGCCCTTCACACTTGTTACCCACTTTCCACAGATGACCGTGGTGGAAGGAGAAAATCAAACAATTACGCGTAATATGTTACTTACCGAAGACAAAGATACACCACCCGATGAGATCGTCTACGATGTGATGAGTGGACCCACGCTTGGTGTGCTTAAGAAGATCAATAGCGATGGACATGCTGAAGATTTGCTGGCCTATTCGAATCAGTTCACACAAGCCGATATCAATAATGGACGCATTGTTTTTGTACACTTCGGTACACCACAGTCCACGACTTTCTGCTTTACCGTCTCTGACGGACAGTTTAACCCCGCTTATGAGGTATTCACCATTAAAATTGCGCCCATCAGCTTACTGCCAGCAGACTACCAATATCCGGTGCTGGTACCGCAAGGCGCCACCACTACCGTTATGAAGCTGGAACACATCTCTTTGCGCACGAATGTGCAATACGAACGCCTGTCGTACAACATCACCAATTCGCCACTGTATGGCATAATCGTGTATAAGCACCAGCCAACACTACGTTTTAATCAACACCAACTGGAGACGGCACAAATCAATTACATGCAAACGGATCTGAATCGCTCCAATGACACCTTCCAAGTTAGCGCTTATGTGCCGGGCACGATATACACTGCCACAGTGGATGTATTGGTAGCCGTCGAGCCGGTTATCAAAATTACGAATATCTCTATGGTGAACGAATTGGGTAAGGTGCGCTTGCAGTCCGTGCTCGTGGCCGATAATCCGCTCTCGCTGAAGTTGAACAAATTCAATCCGAAGTTTGTCATTACACGCATGCCCACCACCGGGCAGTTACGGAAGATTATACGTAGCACCGGTTTAGCGCCCGAATCGCAAAATGAACGCTCCACCAGTATGTTTTCGTATAAGGAACTGCGCAGTGGCGTTGTCTACTTCGTACCCAATGAAGCGGTGGAGCTCACGGTGGAGGATATGGATTACTTTGAGTATCAATTGCACATTAAGACCGTGCAACCGGCACAGAGCATAGTCCATATTGAGTATCGTGCGCCGCAGGACACCAGTGGCGATCAAGTCACCATGGCCAGTAGCGAGTTCAGCTTCAATTATGTCGCGCTACTGATAGTGCTGATCGTATTGATCATCTGCATCTTGGTGGTGATGTTGCTACTCAAGATACGCTACCTGCGTCGCGACAAAGCCGACATTTCGAAAGATCAACCACCAGCTTTGCCTTGTCCACCCGATTTGACTTCAGTTAGTCCgcaacatcatcatcatcaccatcatcatcatcactaTGCCAACTCAGAGGCCGACTCAGTGCCTGCCACTGGTGCTTCCACGCCGCTACCCGGTTTCAGTAACATACCACATTGCAAGATTATACCAGTTGAGTCGTACAAACATGATTATCCCGATTATGATCCCGACGAAGGTGATGAAACCGATGATGCTCAGCAAATGATGTTGCCACAGCGTTACAATCCCTATCACATGGAGAATGATACGTGGAGTTCATCCTGCGATATGGCCAACGATTTCGGTGGTTATTCAACGGTACCGCAAAGTAGCGCGCCGACAGCAACACCCCCTTCAGCGCCGGCCAGTAATCCGCTGTTGCGTAGAAATCAGTACTGGGTTTAA
- the grnd gene encoding protein grindelwald, with amino-acid sequence MPFGSSASKLAFRFTSLLLPTSLAVAKAAAGGKTAGIKDCHGKICKPVEEYCSNFLEGCDQCEPICNPESQNFHADTCARECADYKIYDPLKAEIHSIHEQQNTILILLIVLLTLIAARYIYKCVRWLRRKRFGTLLLKKLHKHHEAAGAGVNSKDMVIGATIPNVMAINGAMERAPSQIYSVTGAEGSVMTMTTPVSTRYPAENSTTPTTVTGEYSYDNQALAVTPVSEKPNGSVRAF; translated from the exons ATGCCTTTCGGTTCTAGTGCAAGTAAACTGGCATTCCGTTTTACCTCCTTGCTGCTGCCGACTTCGTTGGCCGTCGCCAAGGCAGCTGCGGGTGGCAAAACGGCTGGCATCAAGGATTGCCATGGCAAGATTTGTAAACCAGTTGAAGAGTACTGCTCAAACTTCCTCGAAGGCTGTGATCAATGTGAACCCATCTGTAATCCGGAGTCGCAAAATTTTCACGCGGATACCTGTGCAAGGGAATGTGCCG ATTACAAAATATACGATCCGCTCAAAGCCGAAATACACAGCATACACGAACAACAAAACACCATATTGATCCTGCTGATCGTGCTGCTCACGCTTATCGCTGCACGCTACATCTACAAATGTGTACGCTGGCTGCGACGCAAACGTTTCGGTACGCTGCTGCTAAAGAAGCTGCACAAACACCATGAAGCAGCCGGCGCTGGAGTGAACAGCAAAGACATGGTCATCGGTGCGACAATACCTAATGTGATGGCCATAAATGGCGCCATGGAGCGAGCGCCATCGCAGATCTACAGCGTGACAG GCGCCGAAGGTTCGGTTATGACGATGACTACACCAGTGAGTACGCGCTATCCGGCGGAGAATAGCACTACGCCAACAACTGTAACGGGCGAATACTCATATGATAATCAGGCGCTCGCCGTGACGCCTGTTTCGGAGAAACCAAATGGTAGTGTACGTGCGTTTTGA